A window from Populus trichocarpa isolate Nisqually-1 chromosome 3, P.trichocarpa_v4.1, whole genome shotgun sequence encodes these proteins:
- the LOC7461374 gene encoding uncharacterized protein LOC7461374, producing the protein MTATSASSSASTTSGPKVSLFAAKSGFVIPKNKLSGSLVPIFKGGKKPGSNDAVNGESTNQVQRKTKWGPDLTQDADVRRGRALAYQTRVDQIVQQLKSEISEPGGDRDSHEPNELEDLKSLSPLIHNKNSELLELEKQEAIGEILKLNPTYKVPPDYKPLLKETTVPIPVKEYPGYNFIGLIFGHGSETQRRLEKETGAKILVHGTTAHTGEKVEISSSDGTETQVVYEELSVLVTADTFEKVDAAVVLIELLLASVSGNLADNANVSQNQEASTPFMVSTLVNQGVFPPVTPQQGQFQYQNSWFPAATPQAHVHQPSGLISPQTSSAPILNNPVHVQSSSFNSPTMPSLFGPRPVQAFSNPYLPRNFPMPAPQPQFTGSLPQPIGSSSVARPLLLQPLSSGPTGPPPDRPLGPSGFSSGWPGAPSSVPASLGLGNMGQTTPPMVPPPGPRHAVPQLGFPSPAAPPNAASMNRPTTAPTFTSVPRPQVGPSSAPTPIQSSLGTPLPNSSITPVFGSAPISSPMMPASQATLQTGVVGAFPVTTSNFAPIRSPTITNAKVQHSGTGDFTFRPHHQQNPAPQIVPSFSSHHATQNGPLHRPMMQTITPQAPPFHMDVPNSTTQPGRHLFPRPQVGNQLGQVPFVGNPTGHSHHPRLPAFSNASPVGPPVIQMGSRNFSSTPHLPNLTGPLPPRPGNPMQLQQNYPAPRAPRGQSIALNQQPFISSASARPASFQGGQQVYDPFSPTSVSAASQQQVGNLGKGRKPENDPEYEDLMASVGVK; encoded by the exons ATGACTGCAACAAGTGCTTCATCCAGTGCATCGACAACTAGCGGTCCAAAGGTTTCTTTATTTGCTGCCAAGTCAGGGTTTGTTATCCCAAAAAACAAACTTTCAGGTTCATTGGTTCCTATCTTCAAAGGAGGTAAAAAACCAGGTAGTAATGATGCTGTGAATGGAGAAAGTACCAATCAGGTCCAGAGGAAAACGAAATGGGGTCCTGATTTAACACAAGATGCTGATGTTAGAAGGGGGAGAGCCTTGGCTTACCAG ACTCGAGTGGATCAAATTGTGCAACAGCTGAAATCAGAAATTTCAGAACCTGGGGGAGATAGAGACTCACATGAACCCAATGAGCTTGAAGATCTCAAATCTTTAAGTCCACTAATCCACAATAAG AACTCTGAACTTTTGGAACTTGAAAAACAGGAAGCTATAG GTGAGATACTTAAGTTGAATCCAACCTACAAGGTACCACCTGACTATAAGCCTTTGCTAAAAGAGACCACAGTTCCTATCCCT GTCAAGGAATATCCTggatataattttattggtcTAATATTTGGGCATGGAAGCGAGACTCAGAGGCGATTAGAAAAG GAAACTGGAGCCAAAATACTAGTACATGGTACCACAGCACATACTGGAGAGAAG GTTGAAATTTCTTCATCTGATGGCACTGAAACCCAGGTTGTGTATGAAGAGTTGAGTGTTCTTGTAACAGCGGACACATTTGAGAAAGTTGATGCAGCTGTTGTCCTGATTGAATTGCTACTCGCCTCAGTATCA GGAAATTTAGCAGATAATGCAAATGTTAGCCAAAACCAGGAGGCCTCTACTCCTTTCATGGTCTCTACCCTTGTAAACCAGGGAGTTTTTCCACCTGTAACTCCTCAACAAGGTCAGTTCCAATATCAAAATTCATGGTTCCCTGCTGCCACACCTCAAGCTCATGTACACCAGCCTTCAGGCTTAATTTCCCCCCAGACTTCTTCAGCACCAATTTTAAACAATCCTGTACATGTACagtcatcatctttcaattctcCAACCATGCCTTCTTTATTTGGGCCTCGGCCAGTGCAGGCCTTTTCAAATCCATATCTACCTAGAAACTTTCCCATGCCAGCTCCACAGCCTCAATTTACTGGTAGCCTGCCCCAACCAATAGGGTCGTCCTCTGTTGCAAGGCCATTATTACTTCAACCCCTGTCAAGCGGTCCAACAGGACCACCACCTGACAGGCCATTAGGTCCTTCGGGGTTCTCTTCTGGGTGGCCTGGAGCTCCTTCAAGTGTTCCAGCATCTTTAGGTTTAGGCAACATGGGACAAACAACTCCTCCTATGGTTCCTCCACCTGGTCCTAGGCATGCTGTACCACAGCTAGGTTTTCCATCCCCTGCAGCACCTCCAAATGCAGCTTCTATGAACCGTCCTACCACAGCCCCAACTTTTACTTCTGTTCCACGACCTCAAGTGGGACCTTCCTCTGCTCCTACCCCAATCCAATCTTCACTTGGTACGCCATTGCCTAATTCATCAATAACTCCGGTATTTGGTTCTGCACCAATTTCATCACCTATGATGCCTGCATCACAGGCAACTCTGCAGACAGGAGTTGTAGGAGCTTTTCCTGTAACTACCTCAAATTTTGCTCCCATAAGATCACCCACAATAACAAATGCAAAGGTGCAGCATTCAGGTACTGGTGATTTTACTTTCCGACCTCATCACCAGCAGAATCCAGCTCCTCAAATTGTTCCCAGCTTTAGCAGTCATCACGCTACTCAGAATGGCCCCCTTCATAGACCCATGATGCAAACAATAACACCTCAAGCACCACCTTTCCACATGGATGTCCCTAACTCAACCACTCAACCTGGCAGGCATCTGTTTCCTAGACCACAGGTTGGCAACCAATTGGGTCAAGTTCCCTTTGTTGGAAATCCTACCGGTCACTCGCATCACCCCAGACTTCCAGCATTTTCAAATGCAAGTCCAGTGGGACCACCGGTCATACAGATGGGATCCCGGAACTTTAGCTCAACTCCCCACCTACCCAATTTAACAGGTCCTTTACCTCCCAGACCAGGAAACCCCATGCAACTTCAGCAAAATTATCCAGCTCCAAGAGCTCCTCGAGGACAATCAATTGCTCTGAATCAGCAGCCTTTCATCTCCTCGGCATCTGCTAGACCAGCTTCATTCCAGGGAGGGCAGCAGGTTTATGATCCATTTTCTCCCACTTCTGTTTCAGCTGCGTCTCAACAGCAAGTAGGTAATCTAGGAAAGGGGAGAAAGCCAGAGAACGATCCCGAGTATGAAGATTTGATGGCCTCGGTTGGAGTAAAATAA